A genomic segment from Spinacia oleracea cultivar Varoflay chromosome 3, BTI_SOV_V1, whole genome shotgun sequence encodes:
- the LOC110785237 gene encoding seed biotin-containing protein SBP65-like — protein sequence MSENTRPVVQTTAEKAQHAKEAVAAAGHKSIEYTGEKVVQAKDTTVSYTKTVAGYVGEEAVVAKDVAFQIGKTAAGYTGKVVEEAKDRVVVVGWVAAHYTTEAAVEATKMAGGYVKTLVRLKCIGLRKPSGQILHKLEVVKFKTTALALLLFSS from the coding sequence ATGTCAGAGAACACTCGTCCAGTTGTTCAGACAACTGCTGAGAAAGCCCAACATGCCAAAGAAGCGGTGGCGGCTGCAGGACATAAGTCTATAGAGTACACCGGAGAGAAGGTCGTCCAAGCTAAGGATACTACTGTAAGCTACACAAAGACTGTGGCAGGGTACGTGGGAGAGGAGGCGGTTGTTGCAAAGGATGTAGCATTTCAAATTGGTAAAACTGCAGCTGGGTATACAGGGAAGGTCGTAGAAGAGGCGAAGGATCGGGTTGTAGTTGTTGGGTGGGTAGCTGCCCATTACACTACAGAGGCTGCAGTAGAGGCTACCAAGATGGCAGGTGGATACGTGAAGACTTTGGTACGCCTCAAATGTATTGGACTACGTAAACCATCAGGCCAGATTTTGCATAAGCTAGAAGTTGTCAAATTCAAAACTACAGCCCTTGCTCTGCTGTTGTTCAGTAGCTGA